Within Paenibacillus sp. RUD330, the genomic segment GGACCAGCCTGCAGCACTGCTCTATCGTAGCGATCTCTTCGTCGCCGGTATAATGAAATTGCTTGCGGATGATCGTGCGGATGAGCACAGGCTCGCAACGCTCGACGATGTAGCCCGACAGCCTGGCTGCAGCCTGCGCATAGACAAGCCCTCCGTGCTCGGAGAGAGAGAATCCGGGAAGCCGGGCCGTGCAGATCAGGCTGCGGCCGGACGCTCCCGGCGACCAGTCCCATAATCGCTCCGCACCTTCCGCCAAGCCGGAGCCTGCCCCGTTCAGCTCGCGGCACAAGGCCTCGCCGCGGTCTTCTTCCTCCGCGATGAGATCCACAACAAGCAGCTCCATGCGCGCTCAACTCCTTTCCTTCCCTTTAGTATATGCCCGGCATGGTCGGATATTCGGCGGGGAGGAGCGCATGAGCCCTGGAATAAGCATTTTCCGGAGGAGGAAAAAGGTGGTTCTGCGGACATTTTCTATTCATAATGAGGATTGGATTGGCGATCTTTTCATGGTATATTGATTAACGTGTAACCAAGCTTGCATGCTGGAGTGACTCTATTTGGACGATCAATTGCTGGACTTCACCCGAGCGCGCTGGAACCGGATGCTGATGAACGGATTCTGGTGCCTGCTCGGTTTAATGATCTTATTCGAATTCTTGTATCTGGCCTTCATCACTCCGCTTGCTTCGGGAATCTTCTTCAAGAAATACATTCTGCTCCCAACCTTGCTTCATCTTTCCGTGTTGGTCGGGGCGGAATTTGCTATCCGCTATTTGTCCGAGAGACTGCGCGATTATTCGCTTCTGGTCGCTTCCGCTCTCATGACCTTCATCATTGTTGAAATCAATATCGAAGTGAACTATATCGTCATTGCGCTGTTTCTGCCCGTGCTGGTTTCCATTTTTTATTTCTCCTCCAAAAAGCTCGTCTTTGCCGACGTCCTTTGCCTGCTTTCCCTGTTCTGCCTCTACTTCTTCAACGACAACCTCGATATCTCCCTGGTCGGCATGCTTTCCATTACGGCCATGATGGGGGCATTCAGCCTTGTGGCTTGGGGAGTCATTACGAGAGGCAAGGAAATGCGCCAGTATTACATCCATACATCGCGCTTCAATCAGGAGCTGATGGTCAAGAACACGATCATGGACAAGCTGGCCAAGACGGACGCGCTTACGGAACTGTACAACCATATCACGTTCCATGAATACCTCGACAAGCTGATCGACCACCATGATGCCAGCGGAATGCCGCTGCAGCTTGCCTTGATCGACATCGACAACTTCAAGAGCGTCAACGATCAGTTCGGCCATCGGGCCGGCGATCTCGTCCTGAAGAAAGTGTCGGAGATCGTCCGCGCCCAGGCCGGCATGAACGATTTCGTCGCCCGCTACGGCGGCGAGGAGCTTGCCGTCATCTTCACGGACCGAGCGGCGGAGAAGTCCCTTCATATTTTGGAGGCGATGCAGACCAAGATTTCTTCAGCCGTATACGACAAGCTGGGAACCCGCCGCATAACGGTGAGCATCGGTTTCTCCGCTTATGCCGACGAAGGCAAGGAGAATTTCTTTGCCCGAACCGACAAAGCCCTCTATGCCGCCAAGTCCTCCGGCAAAAACCGCATCATCATCGCGGAAGAAGCGGATGTGGCCCAGGCAAGCTTCTCCTGAACGCCATACAGCCCCATTGCCTCCTTCCAGGTGGCAATGGGGCTGTTTTTTCAGCAGCAGAGGATGCCTTGCGGCACCCGAGGTCCTTTCGTGCATCCGTGCCCCGAGCCGCTTCTCGGCAGCTCCGAATCCACGGCGCATGCAAAAAAAGACGCGGGTCCGCCGGGAATCGCTGGGAGCGATCCGCCGGGACCCGCGTCGAGGCCAACCGTCTAGTTCTGCATCACGAAGTCGCGTTCGGCATGCTCTCCGTCATGGAAGACACGAAGAATGTCGTAGCGCGTGTTGCGCTGTGCGGGAATCTTGCCCGCCTCCCGGATATACTGGAGAATCAGCTCAATGTTGACCTTGTGGGTCGTGCCCGCCGCGGACACGACGTTCTCCTCCAGCATCGTGCTGCCGAAGTCGTTGACTCCGTACGAGAGCGACTGCTTGCCGATCTCCGGACCCATCGTCACCCAGCTCGCTTGCATGTTCGGAATATTGTCCAGCATGATGCGGTTGATGGCCACCATCTTGAGGTATTCCTCCGGCTTGGATTTCTCCCGCTTGAGGTTCGTGTTGTCCGGCTGGAAAGGCCAGGTGATGAAGGCCAGGAAGCCGGGAGAAGGATACCCGAGCGCCTTGCATTCATCCTGCGCTTCGCGGACGCGCAGCATATGCAGGGCGCGCTCCTCCATCGATTCCCCGAATCCGTACACCATCGTCGCCGTCGTGTTCATGCCGTTGCGCCAAGCCGCCTTCATCGTGTCCATCCAGTCGGTCCAGGAGCCCTTCAGCCGGCTGATCTTGCGGCGGGTGCGGTCGTCCAGAATCTCGCCGCCGCCTCCAGGCAAGGAATCGAGTCCCGCCTCGTGCAGCTCGCGAAGCGTCTCGTCCAGCGACAAGCCGGAGAGCACCTTCATCTTCTGGATTTCCGCCGGCGAGAAGCTGTGCATGGTCACTTCAGGGAAGCGGTCCTTGATCTTGCGCAGAATATCGAGATAGTACTGGAAAGGCAAATCGGGATTGACCCCTCCCTGCATCAGGATCTCGTCGCCGCCGACATCGACCGTCTCCTGGATTTTCTGCAGGATCGTCTCGTCCGGCAGCACATAGCCTTCCTTCGAGCCCGGAGGGCGGTAGAAGGCGCAGAAGCGGCAGTATACGTCGCAAATATTGGTGTAGTTGATGTTGCGTCCGATGTTGAACGTCACGATCGGCTCGGGATGCCTGCGCACCATGAGCTCATTTGCGACTCGTCCCATTTTCTCGATCTCGTCCGATTCCAGAAGCACGATGCAGTCCTCGAGACTGATCCTCTCACCCTGCAGCGCCTTATCCAGCACGCGGTCCACTTGTTGCATCCGGCAGCCTCCTCTATGCGAGCCGGGTCGTTCCCGGCCGTAATTGTTCCCGATTTCACAAAGTACGTTCCTATTTTCACAACCTAATCCTAACATGAACAAGGCCCCATCGTCACTCTCCAAAAAGACGACGAATCTCCAGCTACGGTGAGAAGGAGAAGCTAAAATCCGGCTTGCCGCCTCAAGAACGCTCCATATCGCCTCTCAAGGGCGTTTTGGCCCGTTCCCAAATCGGCCGGGCTGTGCCAATGAAGCCCGAAATCCGCTCCCTATCCGCATATCGGTCACCAGCTATTGGGACGCCGCAAAAAAGAGCACCGCCGAATGCGGCGGTGCCGAATGCTCCGGTCAGGATTCCCGCAGCGCTTCCTCGAGATCCTCGATCAAGTCGTCGATATGCTCCAGCCCGACCGAATAGCGCAGCAGGCCGTCGCCGATGCCCCGCTGCGCCCGCACCTCGGGAGGCATGGCCGCATGCGACATCATCGCCGGATAGGATAGAATGCTCTCGACTCCGCCTAGGCTGACGGCGACGATCGGCAGACGCACCTTGCTGAGCACTTCCTTGGCCCTCGCCGCGCTGCCGGTGTCGAAGGACACGACGGCGCCGTAGCCGAGCGACTGGCGCTCGTGGACTTCGCGGCCCGGATGGTCCGGCAGCCCCGGATAATACACGCGGCCGACGCCGTGATGCCGGGACAGCCAGTCCGCCAGTCTCCGCGCGCTGCTCTCGCTCTGGTCCATGCGCGCCTGCAGCGTCTTCATGCCGCGCATGAGCAGCCAGGCCTCTTGCGGAGCCAGAACCGCTCCAAGGCCGTTCTGCAGGGCGTAGAGGCGCTTGCCGAGCTCTTCGTCCGCCGTAACCGCGAGGCCCGCAAGCACGTCGCTGTGGCCGCCCAGGAACTTCGTCGCGCTGTGCAGCACGATGTCGACGCCGAGCTCCAGCGGACGCTGGTGGTACGGACTCATGAAGGTGTTGTCCACCATCGTCAGCAGGCCGTGCTCCCTGGCCCATGACGCCACGGCGGCGATATCCGTAATCTTGAGCGTCGGGTTGGACGGCGTCTCCATGAAGACGACGCGGGTATTCGGCTTCAGCGCCGCCTTCACCGCATCCAGATCCGTCATGTCCACGAACGTCGTCTCGATGTTCATCCGGCTCAGGACCGTCGTCAGGAAGCGGTAGGTGCCTCCATAGACGTCTTCCGTCACGATCGCATGATCCCCCGCCGACAACAGCAGGAAGGAGGTCGAGATGGCCGCCATGCCGGAGGCGAAGGCGAACCCGCGGTTCCCTCCCTCCAGCAGGGCGATCGCTTCCTCGACGGCCGCGCGGGTCGGATTGCCCGAGCGGCTGTAGTCATGCTTCGGCGGGCTGTAGATATCGTGGTGATGGAACGTCGACGCCTGCACGATCGGCGTGCTGGAGGCGCCCGTGAACTCGTCCACCTCGGAGCCGAAGTGGATCAGCTTCGTGGCGAAGCGCCGCTTGTCCGCGGCGCGCCCGTTTTCCGGCTGGCTGCCCTGTCCGCTCATGCCTGCACACCGCCTTCAATCTCGGTCCGCGCGGCTTCCAGAGCCTGCCCGAGATCATCGATGAGATCGTCAGCATGCTCGATGCCGACGGAGAAGCGCAGCAGCCGGTCGTCCACGCCCACGGCGCGGCGGATCTCCTCCGGAATGTCCGCATGCGTCTGGACGGCC encodes:
- a CDS encoding aminotransferase class V-fold PLP-dependent enzyme, whose translation is MSGQGSQPENGRAADKRRFATKLIHFGSEVDEFTGASSTPIVQASTFHHHDIYSPPKHDYSRSGNPTRAAVEEAIALLEGGNRGFAFASGMAAISTSFLLLSAGDHAIVTEDVYGGTYRFLTTVLSRMNIETTFVDMTDLDAVKAALKPNTRVVFMETPSNPTLKITDIAAVASWAREHGLLTMVDNTFMSPYHQRPLELGVDIVLHSATKFLGGHSDVLAGLAVTADEELGKRLYALQNGLGAVLAPQEAWLLMRGMKTLQARMDQSESSARRLADWLSRHHGVGRVYYPGLPDHPGREVHERQSLGYGAVVSFDTGSAARAKEVLSKVRLPIVAVSLGGVESILSYPAMMSHAAMPPEVRAQRGIGDGLLRYSVGLEHIDDLIEDLEEALRES
- the mqnC gene encoding cyclic dehypoxanthinyl futalosine synthase: MQQVDRVLDKALQGERISLEDCIVLLESDEIEKMGRVANELMVRRHPEPIVTFNIGRNINYTNICDVYCRFCAFYRPPGSKEGYVLPDETILQKIQETVDVGGDEILMQGGVNPDLPFQYYLDILRKIKDRFPEVTMHSFSPAEIQKMKVLSGLSLDETLRELHEAGLDSLPGGGGEILDDRTRRKISRLKGSWTDWMDTMKAAWRNGMNTTATMVYGFGESMEERALHMLRVREAQDECKALGYPSPGFLAFITWPFQPDNTNLKREKSKPEEYLKMVAINRIMLDNIPNMQASWVTMGPEIGKQSLSYGVNDFGSTMLEENVVSAAGTTHKVNIELILQYIREAGKIPAQRNTRYDILRVFHDGEHAERDFVMQN
- a CDS encoding GGDEF domain-containing protein — translated: MDDQLLDFTRARWNRMLMNGFWCLLGLMILFEFLYLAFITPLASGIFFKKYILLPTLLHLSVLVGAEFAIRYLSERLRDYSLLVASALMTFIIVEINIEVNYIVIALFLPVLVSIFYFSSKKLVFADVLCLLSLFCLYFFNDNLDISLVGMLSITAMMGAFSLVAWGVITRGKEMRQYYIHTSRFNQELMVKNTIMDKLAKTDALTELYNHITFHEYLDKLIDHHDASGMPLQLALIDIDNFKSVNDQFGHRAGDLVLKKVSEIVRAQAGMNDFVARYGGEELAVIFTDRAAEKSLHILEAMQTKISSAVYDKLGTRRITVSIGFSAYADEGKENFFARTDKALYAAKSSGKNRIIIAEEADVAQASFS